The Mycolicibacterium mageritense genome contains a region encoding:
- a CDS encoding glycosyltransferase, with amino-acid sequence MESFVSGRHRYLVPVNAAKDADGRGICDRDWPRAQEVPLDKLRDEDVDLVVLQRPEELELATRFLHRRPGIDVPAVYVEHNAPRPSAVDSVHPMADRRDIPIVHVTEFNDLMWDNGIAATKVITHGVADPGHLYTGDVASAATMINEPLRRWRTVGADLLTELSGHVPIDVWGIDTLELNRSGGYGAVRGKGDVRHARVLHQIARRRVYLHTARWTSLGLSLIEAMFLGMPIVAVGSTAAPLVVRADAGVVSADVKTLAYALQGFVTDLPAATVAGKAAREFALAHFGLDRFLKEWDRVIAEACR; translated from the coding sequence ATGGAGTCGTTTGTTTCAGGTCGGCACCGCTATCTGGTCCCGGTCAACGCGGCAAAGGACGCCGACGGGCGCGGCATCTGCGATCGGGATTGGCCACGCGCACAAGAGGTTCCGCTGGACAAGTTGCGTGACGAAGACGTCGACCTGGTGGTTCTGCAACGTCCCGAGGAGCTCGAGCTCGCGACGCGGTTCCTGCACCGGCGGCCCGGAATCGATGTGCCCGCGGTGTACGTCGAACACAACGCGCCGCGGCCATCCGCGGTGGACAGTGTCCACCCGATGGCCGACCGGCGGGACATCCCGATCGTCCACGTCACCGAATTCAACGACTTGATGTGGGACAACGGCATCGCAGCGACGAAAGTGATCACGCATGGCGTCGCCGATCCCGGCCATCTCTACACCGGAGACGTCGCGTCGGCCGCCACGATGATCAACGAGCCGTTGCGGCGGTGGCGCACCGTCGGTGCGGACCTGCTCACCGAACTGAGCGGTCACGTGCCGATCGACGTGTGGGGTATCGACACCCTGGAGCTCAACCGCTCCGGCGGGTACGGCGCGGTGCGCGGCAAGGGCGACGTGCGGCACGCGCGCGTGCTGCACCAGATTGCGCGACGGCGCGTCTACCTGCACACCGCGCGGTGGACGTCACTGGGCCTTTCGTTGATCGAAGCCATGTTTCTCGGCATGCCGATAGTGGCGGTCGGGTCGACCGCGGCGCCTTTGGTGGTGCGAGCCGACGCGGGCGTGGTCAGTGCAGACGTCAAGACGCTGGCGTATGCGCTGCAGGGATTCGTGACCGACCTGCCCGCGGCGACGGTCGCGGGCAAGGCGGCACGCGAGTTCGCGCTGGCGCACTTCGGCCTTGACCGGTTCCTGAAGGAATGGGACCGCGTCATCGCCGAGGCGTGCCGATGA
- a CDS encoding glycosyltransferase — protein MKIAMVSEHASPLAALGGVDAGGQNVHVAALSAALSRRGHQVTVYTRRDDPDIPERVSAPDGYTVVHVPAGPPEPLPKDELLQYMGGFAQFLDAEWADDRPDVAHAHFWMSGVATQLAARHLNLPAVQTFHALGVVKRRHQGAADTSPPERLKLEAMVARGATWVAATCTDEVFELMRLGRARTRTSVVPCGVDLDLFTPAGPALRRGTKHRIVSVGRFVPRKGFDLAVRALPTLPDTELVIVGGPAKTQLDRDPEANRLRALASELGVADRVRLCGSVARDKMPAVLRSADVVACTPWYEPFGIVPLEAMACGIPVVASAVGGMLDTVVHDVTGRLVPPKRPDLLAGTLGELLRDQFLRQSLGAAGRDRARSRYSWDRIAADTLRVYDRLGPASYQRPPASSVSSG, from the coding sequence ATGAAAATCGCAATGGTCTCCGAGCATGCCAGCCCGTTGGCGGCGCTCGGCGGAGTCGATGCCGGCGGTCAGAATGTACACGTGGCGGCGCTCTCGGCGGCGCTGAGCCGTCGCGGTCATCAGGTCACGGTGTACACCCGCCGCGATGACCCCGACATCCCCGAACGGGTGAGCGCTCCCGACGGGTACACCGTGGTGCATGTCCCTGCAGGCCCACCCGAACCGCTACCCAAAGACGAACTGTTGCAGTACATGGGGGGATTCGCCCAATTCCTCGACGCCGAGTGGGCCGACGACCGGCCCGATGTGGCGCACGCGCACTTCTGGATGTCCGGCGTGGCCACGCAGCTGGCTGCCCGGCATCTGAATCTTCCTGCGGTACAGACCTTTCACGCACTGGGCGTGGTCAAGCGGCGGCATCAGGGCGCGGCAGACACCAGCCCGCCCGAGCGGCTCAAACTCGAGGCCATGGTGGCCCGTGGCGCCACCTGGGTGGCGGCCACGTGCACCGACGAGGTGTTCGAGCTCATGCGGCTGGGCCGGGCCCGGACCCGCACGTCGGTGGTGCCGTGCGGGGTAGACCTCGACTTGTTCACCCCGGCAGGCCCGGCGCTGCGGCGGGGCACCAAACATCGCATCGTGAGCGTCGGAAGGTTCGTGCCGCGCAAGGGATTCGACCTTGCCGTCCGCGCCCTGCCGACGCTCCCGGATACCGAACTCGTCATCGTCGGCGGACCTGCCAAGACGCAGTTGGACCGGGATCCGGAAGCCAACCGGTTACGCGCACTGGCGAGTGAACTCGGTGTCGCCGATCGCGTGCGGCTGTGCGGATCGGTCGCGCGGGACAAGATGCCCGCCGTGTTGCGATCTGCCGACGTGGTGGCGTGCACGCCGTGGTACGAACCGTTCGGCATCGTGCCCCTGGAAGCCATGGCCTGCGGCATCCCGGTCGTGGCCTCGGCGGTCGGCGGCATGCTCGACACCGTCGTCCATGACGTTACGGGCCGCCTGGTTCCGCCCAAACGCCCAGACCTGTTGGCCGGCACCCTCGGCGAGCTGCTGCGCGACCAATTCCTGCGGCAGAGCCTGGGTGCGGCGGGGCGGGACCGGGCCAGGTCTCGGTACTCGTGGGACCGGATCGCCGCGGATACCCTCCGCGTCTACGACCGGCTGGGGCCCGCAAGCTATCAGCGTCCGCCGGCTTCGAGCGTGTCGTCGGGATGA
- a CDS encoding glycosyltransferase family 2 protein produces the protein MDTVTADVSFVIASRNRRDELADVVNRLLDTTPCPIVVVDNHSDDGSVDAIRRIAAHAGDRVVLLGLGSNLGAVARNVGVAACRTPYVAFCDDDSWWAPEAPGRAAEIFGRYPSTAVLAARTEVWPQRREDPLVAQLADSALGHRPDLPGPSILGFLACSAMVRRSAFLAAGGFSPILHFRGEEQLLAMDLAAHGWDLCYCRELTAIHQPSALRPSTAAQDARSLRNAVLTTWLRRPVPQCLHAASALLGAAPRDVHHARAAAEAAVRLPAVLVHRRRLPAAVESALATLERGGGHRARHPDDTLEAGGR, from the coding sequence ATGGACACAGTCACAGCAGATGTTTCGTTCGTCATCGCCAGCCGCAACCGCCGCGACGAACTCGCCGACGTGGTCAACAGACTCCTCGACACCACGCCCTGTCCGATCGTCGTGGTGGACAACCACTCCGACGACGGTTCGGTCGACGCCATCCGGCGGATCGCGGCGCACGCGGGCGATCGGGTCGTGCTGCTGGGTCTCGGGTCGAATCTCGGTGCGGTCGCGCGCAATGTCGGAGTCGCGGCGTGCCGCACACCGTATGTCGCATTCTGTGACGACGATTCGTGGTGGGCGCCAGAGGCTCCGGGGCGCGCAGCGGAGATCTTCGGTCGATATCCCAGTACCGCGGTGCTCGCGGCACGTACCGAGGTGTGGCCGCAACGGCGCGAGGATCCGCTGGTCGCCCAACTCGCCGACAGTGCGCTCGGTCATCGGCCCGACCTGCCGGGTCCGTCGATCCTCGGATTCCTGGCATGTTCGGCGATGGTCCGCAGATCGGCGTTCCTGGCCGCAGGTGGGTTCAGCCCCATCCTGCATTTCCGGGGCGAAGAACAACTGCTCGCGATGGATCTGGCCGCGCACGGCTGGGATCTGTGCTACTGCCGGGAACTGACCGCGATTCACCAGCCTTCGGCGCTGCGCCCGTCCACGGCAGCGCAGGACGCCCGCAGCCTGCGCAACGCCGTGCTCACCACGTGGCTGCGCCGCCCGGTGCCACAGTGCTTGCATGCGGCAAGCGCGCTGCTGGGCGCCGCGCCGCGCGATGTGCACCATGCCCGCGCCGCGGCCGAGGCCGCAGTCAGGCTGCCCGCGGTGCTCGTGCATCGGCGACGGCTGCCGGCAGCCGTCGAGTCGGCACTCGCGACGCTGGAACGCGGTGGCGGTCATCGAGCCCGTCATCCCGACGACACGCTCGAAGCCGGCGGACGCTGA
- a CDS encoding NAD-dependent epimerase/dehydratase family protein: MRELKRVLVTGGCGFLGGHLCERMLDHGVEVICVDDRSTSAPTAESLLGDRTGYGFMCHDISAPLPDLPRVDTVFHLASPASPVDYQRMPVQTLRTGALGTANVLDFAERCGARVVLASTSEVYGDPLEHPQHESYWGNVNPVGPRSMYDEAKRFAEALTFAYRRARSADVGVARLFNTYGPRMRSDDGRIVPTFCRQALAGEPITVHGSGRQTRSLCYVDDTVDALLALARADCAGPINIGNPHELTVLQIAETIRELAGSQSPLEFVERDDDDPQRRCPVITAAREQLGWWPRVDCQNGLARTVKWFAQQ, encoded by the coding sequence ATGCGTGAACTCAAACGTGTTCTGGTGACCGGTGGGTGCGGATTCCTCGGCGGGCACCTCTGCGAGCGCATGCTCGACCACGGCGTCGAGGTCATCTGCGTCGACGACCGTTCCACGAGTGCGCCCACGGCCGAATCGCTGCTGGGTGACCGCACGGGCTATGGGTTCATGTGTCACGACATCAGTGCTCCGCTGCCCGATCTGCCGCGGGTCGACACCGTCTTCCACCTGGCGTCGCCTGCCTCACCGGTCGACTACCAGCGCATGCCGGTGCAGACCCTGCGGACCGGAGCGCTCGGTACGGCCAATGTGCTGGATTTCGCCGAGCGGTGCGGCGCACGCGTGGTGTTGGCGTCGACCAGTGAGGTCTACGGCGATCCGCTCGAACACCCGCAGCACGAGAGCTATTGGGGCAACGTCAATCCGGTCGGACCCAGGAGTATGTACGACGAGGCCAAGCGGTTTGCCGAGGCATTGACGTTCGCCTACCGGCGCGCACGCTCGGCCGACGTCGGAGTCGCCCGGCTGTTCAACACCTACGGGCCGCGCATGCGCAGCGACGACGGTCGGATCGTGCCGACCTTCTGCAGGCAGGCGCTGGCCGGGGAGCCGATCACGGTGCACGGCTCAGGGCGGCAGACCCGGTCGTTGTGCTACGTCGACGACACCGTCGATGCCTTGCTGGCCCTGGCCCGCGCCGACTGCGCAGGCCCGATCAACATCGGCAACCCGCACGAACTGACCGTGCTACAGATCGCCGAGACGATCCGGGAGCTGGCCGGCAGCCAGTCGCCCCTCGAGTTCGTCGAACGCGACGACGACGACCCGCAACGGCGTTGCCCGGTGATCACCGCGGCACGCGAACAACTCGGCTGGTGGCCGCGCGTGGACTGCCAGAACGGTCTCGCCAGAACCGTCAAATGGTTTGCCCAGCAGTGA
- a CDS encoding carbamoyltransferase family protein yields the protein MRILGINAVFHDPAAAVVVDGHVVAAAEEERFSRRKHGKSAVAFSTWELPVESARWCLEQAGLSPADLDAVGYSYDPRLMQDVDPALGGLDHDWEHLRTLYAERAPKFLQSALPGLNPDVVQYVRHHVAHAASTALASPHPDCAVLVVDGRGERTSMLAGSYTDNKLDVLATQALPHSLGLLYEELTAHLGFKRSSDEYKVMAMSSYGTPRFADRFRELVYATGDGGFRTEPVDWAAFGDSWEDRVDLACSVQRVLEEVLLDLVTWLRGHTDHEKLCLAGGVALNCVANSKIFRDGGFGDVWVQPAAGDAGTALGAALSVAADAGERLTPMPSAALGRGWSDDEIAKVLDDAAISYERPDDLAGTVGDALAHDQLIGWFQGRSEFGPRALGCRSLLADPRRLANLERLNAVKGREQFRPVAPMVLTDRAADIFSGAPIPSPYMLFVHDVAPHWRERIPAVTHVDGTARIQTVDESNPLLHRTIGRFAERTGVPVIVNTSFNTAGRPMVDSPRDALECFGSAPIDMLALGPYVVRRRP from the coding sequence GTGCGCATTCTTGGAATAAACGCGGTGTTTCACGACCCTGCCGCCGCAGTGGTGGTCGACGGTCACGTGGTGGCCGCTGCCGAGGAGGAACGGTTCAGCCGCCGCAAACACGGCAAGTCCGCGGTGGCGTTCTCCACCTGGGAGCTTCCCGTGGAATCGGCCCGCTGGTGTCTGGAGCAGGCCGGTCTGTCGCCCGCAGACCTCGATGCGGTCGGCTATTCCTACGACCCGCGCCTGATGCAGGACGTGGATCCCGCCCTCGGCGGCCTCGACCATGACTGGGAACACCTGCGCACGCTCTACGCCGAGCGTGCGCCGAAGTTCCTGCAGTCTGCCCTGCCGGGTTTGAATCCCGATGTGGTCCAGTATGTTCGGCATCACGTGGCGCATGCCGCGTCGACCGCACTGGCCTCACCGCATCCCGACTGCGCGGTGCTGGTGGTCGACGGGCGCGGTGAGCGCACGTCGATGCTCGCGGGCAGCTACACCGACAACAAGCTCGACGTGCTGGCCACCCAGGCACTGCCGCACTCACTGGGGCTGCTCTACGAGGAACTCACGGCGCACCTCGGCTTCAAACGGTCCAGCGACGAGTACAAGGTGATGGCGATGTCGTCTTATGGGACACCGCGTTTCGCCGATCGGTTCCGCGAACTCGTGTACGCCACCGGGGACGGTGGATTCCGCACCGAACCGGTGGACTGGGCGGCATTCGGCGACAGCTGGGAGGACCGCGTCGACCTGGCCTGCAGTGTGCAGCGAGTGCTCGAAGAGGTTCTGCTCGATCTGGTGACCTGGCTGCGCGGACACACCGATCACGAAAAGCTCTGCCTCGCCGGGGGAGTGGCGCTCAACTGCGTTGCGAACTCCAAGATCTTCCGGGACGGCGGATTCGGTGACGTCTGGGTGCAGCCGGCGGCCGGAGACGCAGGTACCGCGTTGGGAGCGGCCTTGTCGGTGGCCGCCGACGCCGGTGAACGCCTCACCCCGATGCCTTCGGCGGCGTTGGGTCGCGGATGGTCCGACGACGAGATCGCCAAGGTGCTCGACGACGCCGCGATCAGCTATGAGCGCCCCGACGATCTGGCGGGCACCGTCGGCGACGCGCTGGCGCACGACCAGCTGATCGGCTGGTTTCAGGGCCGGTCCGAGTTCGGGCCGAGGGCGTTGGGCTGCCGCTCGCTGTTGGCCGACCCACGTCGGCTGGCGAACCTCGAACGGCTCAACGCCGTGAAGGGCCGCGAGCAGTTCCGGCCCGTCGCGCCGATGGTTCTCACCGACCGGGCCGCCGACATCTTCTCGGGTGCACCGATCCCGAGCCCGTACATGCTGTTCGTGCACGACGTGGCACCCCACTGGCGCGAACGCATCCCGGCCGTGACCCACGTCGACGGCACAGCGCGAATCCAGACCGTCGACGAGTCGAACCCGTTGCTGCACCGAACGATCGGCCGCTTCGCCGAGCGCACGGGTGTTCCGGTGATCGTGAACACGAGCTTCAACACCGCGGGCCGGCCGATGGTCGACAGTCCGCGAGACGCGCTGGAGTGCTTCGGCAGCGCGCCCATCGACATGCTCGCCCTCGGGCCGTACGTGGTGCGGAGGCGCCCGTGA
- a CDS encoding HAD-IIIA family hydrolase yields the protein MNFAIVIPTIGRPTLDRLLMVLERAEGPRPDAVIVVDDRPDPHPPLLTVARLPVTVLRSGGRGPAAARNVGWRQTTARWVCFLDDDVLPHPGWLTALAEDLARADAAGAAGCQATIDVPAQPWRRSTNDDQRTLRLADAQWITADMAYRRSALVCSGGFDERFPRAYREDSDLALRITQAGNTIIRGNRRTRHPVARASWFSSVRAQIGNRDDALMRRKHGRGWRAAVGEGRGRLPLHIVTTAAAVLAVASPDRRAARWARAAWLALTAEFAVRRFSTGRFTVIEALRMATTSVLIPPVAVAQRLYGEWTFRAARRDPPLAVLFDRDDTIIEDGPYLNDPAGVRPVAGAESALHRLRERGLLLAVVSNQSGVAKGLISTEQLAAVNATVDTLLGPFDSWQLCVHDADADCACRKPEPGMVYAAAEALGVDTARCVMIGDTGGDVQAALAAGADAILVPTERTLAHEVSEARNRARVAETLDDAVSLILKDAR from the coding sequence GTGAACTTCGCGATCGTGATACCGACCATCGGCAGGCCCACCCTGGACCGGCTGCTGATGGTTCTGGAGAGGGCGGAAGGGCCACGGCCGGACGCCGTGATCGTCGTCGACGATCGGCCCGACCCTCACCCGCCGCTGCTCACCGTCGCGCGGTTGCCGGTCACGGTTTTGCGCAGCGGCGGTCGCGGACCGGCGGCCGCCCGCAACGTCGGATGGCGCCAGACCACGGCGCGCTGGGTGTGCTTCCTCGACGACGACGTCCTGCCGCATCCGGGCTGGCTCACCGCACTGGCCGAGGATCTCGCCAGGGCCGACGCCGCAGGTGCCGCCGGATGCCAGGCGACCATCGACGTCCCGGCGCAGCCGTGGCGGCGCAGCACCAACGACGACCAGCGCACGCTGCGCCTGGCCGACGCGCAATGGATCACCGCGGACATGGCGTATCGGCGGTCCGCGCTGGTCTGCTCGGGCGGCTTCGACGAGCGGTTCCCGCGCGCCTACCGCGAGGATTCCGACTTGGCATTGCGAATCACGCAGGCGGGCAACACGATCATCCGCGGAAACCGGCGCACCCGGCATCCGGTCGCGCGGGCATCGTGGTTCAGCAGTGTGCGAGCCCAGATCGGCAACCGCGACGATGCGCTCATGCGCCGCAAACACGGTCGCGGGTGGCGCGCTGCGGTCGGCGAGGGCCGCGGCCGGTTGCCGCTGCACATCGTGACGACGGCGGCGGCCGTGCTGGCCGTCGCGTCGCCGGATCGTCGTGCCGCTCGGTGGGCGCGCGCCGCCTGGCTGGCGCTCACGGCTGAGTTCGCGGTGCGGCGCTTCTCAACCGGCCGGTTCACGGTCATCGAAGCGCTGCGGATGGCTACCACCAGTGTGCTCATCCCACCGGTCGCGGTGGCTCAGCGACTGTACGGCGAGTGGACATTCCGGGCCGCGCGCCGCGATCCACCCTTGGCGGTGCTGTTCGACCGCGACGACACGATCATCGAGGACGGCCCCTATCTGAACGACCCCGCGGGCGTACGCCCGGTGGCCGGCGCGGAAAGCGCACTGCACCGCCTGCGGGAACGCGGACTGCTCTTGGCCGTGGTGTCCAATCAGTCCGGCGTCGCGAAAGGACTGATCAGCACCGAGCAGCTTGCCGCGGTCAACGCAACCGTCGACACCCTGCTCGGCCCGTTCGATTCCTGGCAGTTGTGCGTACACGACGCGGACGCCGACTGCGCGTGCCGGAAACCCGAACCCGGCATGGTGTACGCCGCTGCCGAGGCACTCGGTGTCGACACCGCACGCTGCGTGATGATCGGTGACACCGGGGGAGATGTCCAGGCCGCACTGGCGGCGGGGGCCGACGCGATTCTCGTTCCCACCGAACGCACCCTGGCGCACGAGGTTTCGGAGGCCCGTAACCGGGCCCGAGTCGCCGAGACACTCGATGACGCGGTCTCGCTCATCCTCAAGGACGCGCGATGA
- a CDS encoding glycosyltransferase family 9 protein, with product MKRAVVARLDSAGDVLITGPAVRAVAAHHTVSFLAGPRGRAAAELLPGVDEIVEWQAPWVDFDSPELTADHVTALVKQLRDLAPDRMFIFTSFHQSPLPLALIARMAGVRWVGAISEDYPGTLLDLRHHVESGIPEPQRALSLVRAGGYELPSDDDGALRVTPPPPLPRAVAAVIGAEPFVVFHPGAAVPARRPTTARSAAMVRALSAAGHRVVVTGDPGERELTAAVAGRHGVDLGGRTTLATLGAVYARSRVVVAPNTGPAHLAAAVGVPVVSLFAPVVPAPQWSPYGRNVVRLGAQDAPCRDTRARTCPVPGHPCLDGITDEDLVAAVGRLSGS from the coding sequence ATGAAGCGGGCGGTGGTGGCGAGGCTGGACAGCGCGGGTGACGTGCTGATCACCGGGCCCGCGGTGCGTGCGGTCGCCGCGCACCACACCGTGTCGTTCCTGGCCGGGCCACGCGGCCGGGCAGCGGCCGAACTGCTGCCCGGGGTCGACGAGATCGTCGAATGGCAGGCGCCCTGGGTGGATTTCGACTCGCCGGAGCTGACCGCCGATCACGTCACCGCGCTCGTCAAACAACTCCGCGACCTGGCCCCCGACCGCATGTTCATCTTCACGTCGTTTCACCAGTCGCCGCTGCCGCTGGCGCTGATCGCCCGGATGGCGGGCGTGCGATGGGTCGGCGCGATCAGCGAGGACTACCCGGGAACGCTGCTGGACCTCCGCCATCACGTCGAATCCGGGATACCGGAACCACAGCGGGCGCTGTCCCTGGTCCGTGCCGGCGGCTATGAGTTGCCGTCCGACGACGACGGGGCATTGCGGGTGACGCCACCGCCACCGCTGCCCCGCGCCGTCGCCGCAGTGATCGGCGCGGAGCCGTTCGTGGTCTTCCATCCCGGCGCTGCAGTCCCGGCGCGCCGGCCGACCACGGCGCGCAGCGCAGCCATGGTGCGGGCCCTCAGCGCCGCCGGCCACCGCGTAGTGGTCACGGGCGACCCGGGCGAGCGAGAACTCACGGCAGCGGTGGCCGGGCGTCACGGCGTCGACCTCGGCGGGCGCACCACACTTGCCACGCTGGGCGCCGTCTACGCACGGTCCCGTGTCGTCGTGGCGCCCAACACCGGCCCCGCGCACCTGGCCGCGGCTGTCGGGGTGCCGGTGGTGTCGTTGTTCGCGCCCGTGGTCCCGGCGCCGCAATGGAGCCCCTACGGCCGCAACGTGGTCCGACTCGGTGCCCAGGACGCGCCGTGCCGCGACACCCGGGCCCGGACGTGCCCGGTACCGGGACATCCGTGTCTGGACGGCATCACCGACGAAGATCTCGTGGCCGCGGTCGGCCGACTGAGTGGCAGCTGA
- a CDS encoding D-sedoheptulose-7-phosphate isomerase yields the protein MIGTHISALAHAADGISGEEAKLGWWGTHLAEVLTAGGRLLACGNGGSAAEAQHLTAELVGRFKDERRPLSAIALHADTSALTAICNDYGAEEVFARGVRAHGRPGDILVALSTSGTSPNVLSAVKAAHELGLTTWAMTGPAPNPLAAMCDDAISVEAPSTATVQEIHLLLVHSLCIALDASLPETAATPGTSGG from the coding sequence ATGATTGGCACACACATATCCGCGCTGGCCCACGCGGCCGACGGAATCAGCGGTGAGGAAGCCAAACTCGGATGGTGGGGAACCCATCTCGCCGAGGTGCTCACGGCCGGTGGGCGGCTCCTGGCCTGTGGCAACGGCGGCAGCGCAGCGGAGGCGCAACATCTCACGGCCGAACTGGTCGGCCGGTTCAAGGATGAACGCAGACCGCTCTCGGCCATCGCGTTGCACGCCGACACGTCCGCGTTGACCGCGATCTGCAACGACTATGGGGCCGAGGAGGTCTTCGCCCGCGGTGTCCGCGCCCACGGCAGGCCAGGCGACATCTTGGTGGCATTGTCCACGAGCGGCACCAGTCCGAACGTGCTGTCCGCGGTGAAGGCGGCCCACGAGCTGGGGCTGACGACCTGGGCGATGACCGGTCCCGCGCCCAACCCGCTGGCCGCAATGTGCGATGACGCGATTTCCGTGGAGGCACCCAGCACCGCCACCGTGCAGGAGATCCACCTGCTGCTGGTGCATTCGTTGTGCATAGCACTCGACGCCTCGCTGCCCGAAACCGCTGCGACGCCGGGAACTTCCGGTGGCTAG
- a CDS encoding PfkB family carbohydrate kinase: MARPVVIVGDCMLDVDIEGSATRLSPEAPVPVVDAERVWRRPGGAGLAAVLAARVESDVVLVTAIADDADGRALGDMLTEAGVTVVAMPLTGTTVCKTRIRASNQSMLRIDHGDGTPAPGDLPPQVGQMLDDARAVCVADYGKGVTAHPGLRRLLERAAQRAPLVWDPHPRGTDPVRGCHLVTPNQAEANGSSADGLRRKWQARAACVTLGSGGAVLATAEGSVHISVPASCGAGGGRADTCGAGDRFAVAATLALAAEADVAAAVSAAVEAASRFVASGGAAAVSRPARLSSQGRVTTEPAAVTSDVVEVRDRLRRRGGRLVATGGCFDLLHTGHVRLLHQARQLGDALVVLLNSDASVQGLKGPGRPVVAAADRARVLAALACVDAVVIFDECSPAAQLERLRPDVWVKGGDYAEADLPEAGVVRRHGGDVVLLPTVAGYSSTKLIQHATERKNS; encoded by the coding sequence GTGGCTAGGCCCGTGGTGATCGTCGGCGACTGCATGCTCGACGTCGACATCGAAGGCAGCGCGACCCGGCTGAGCCCCGAAGCACCGGTTCCGGTCGTCGACGCCGAGCGGGTGTGGCGCAGGCCGGGTGGCGCGGGGCTGGCCGCGGTGCTGGCCGCCCGGGTCGAATCGGACGTGGTGCTGGTGACCGCGATCGCTGACGATGCGGACGGACGTGCGCTCGGCGATATGCTGACCGAGGCCGGAGTCACGGTCGTGGCCATGCCGCTCACCGGTACCACGGTGTGCAAGACCAGGATTCGGGCGTCCAACCAGTCGATGCTCCGGATCGATCACGGCGACGGTACGCCCGCACCCGGCGATCTGCCGCCGCAAGTCGGCCAGATGCTCGACGACGCCCGTGCGGTGTGTGTCGCCGATTATGGCAAGGGCGTGACGGCCCATCCCGGTCTGCGTCGATTGCTCGAACGCGCCGCGCAGCGCGCGCCGCTGGTATGGGATCCGCATCCACGCGGCACCGACCCCGTTCGGGGATGTCACCTGGTGACGCCGAATCAGGCTGAGGCCAACGGTTCTTCGGCCGACGGGCTGCGCCGGAAGTGGCAGGCGCGCGCGGCGTGCGTGACGCTCGGCAGTGGGGGAGCCGTGTTGGCCACCGCCGAGGGCAGCGTGCACATATCGGTGCCGGCCTCGTGTGGCGCAGGTGGCGGTCGCGCCGACACCTGTGGGGCAGGTGATCGCTTCGCCGTGGCCGCGACGCTTGCGCTGGCAGCCGAAGCGGACGTCGCCGCAGCGGTGTCCGCCGCGGTGGAGGCCGCGAGCCGGTTCGTCGCCAGCGGCGGTGCAGCCGCGGTGTCGCGCCCGGCGCGCCTGAGCTCACAGGGGCGCGTGACAACCGAACCCGCCGCGGTCACAAGCGATGTCGTCGAGGTTCGGGACAGGTTGCGCCGGCGTGGCGGCAGGCTGGTCGCGACCGGAGGGTGCTTCGATCTGCTGCACACCGGCCATGTGCGGCTGCTCCATCAGGCCCGCCAGTTGGGCGACGCGCTCGTGGTGCTGCTGAACTCGGACGCCTCGGTCCAGGGTTTGAAGGGCCCTGGGCGCCCCGTGGTCGCGGCGGCGGACCGGGCCAGGGTGCTGGCCGCGCTGGCATGTGTGGACGCGGTGGTGATCTTCGACGAATGTTCACCTGCCGCACAGTTGGAGCGACTGCGTCCCGATGTGTGGGTCAAGGGCGGTGATTACGCCGAAGCCGACCTGCCCGAGGCCGGCGTGGTCCGCAGGCACGGCGGCGACGTGGTTTTACTGCCCACCGTCGCGGGCTACTCATCGACCAAGCTGATCCAACATGCAACCGAGAGGAAGAACTCGTGA
- a CDS encoding SDR family oxidoreductase, whose protein sequence is MKLGNILITGGASGLGAATVEAVVRHGGKPMVIDRNRPSADVPFQCADLADTDAVDAAVCILADQVERKIDGVFTAAGIDSCGKLTDVPSKDWERVVHVNLFGTVAVIRSALPFLKASGGRVVTCASTLGIKAVSDATAYCASKFGVVGFSRALAAELAGEVGVTTLIPGGMYTSFFDDRDAQYKPPPDAVLNEPENVAETVVFALSQPPGCEIRELVVCASTESSWP, encoded by the coding sequence GTGAAGCTGGGAAACATCCTCATCACCGGCGGCGCGTCCGGCCTCGGGGCAGCGACGGTGGAAGCTGTTGTGCGCCACGGCGGTAAGCCCATGGTGATCGATCGCAACCGGCCCTCGGCGGACGTACCGTTCCAGTGCGCCGATCTGGCCGACACCGATGCGGTCGACGCTGCGGTGTGCATCCTTGCCGATCAGGTGGAACGGAAGATCGACGGTGTGTTCACGGCCGCGGGCATCGACTCGTGCGGCAAGCTCACCGATGTGCCCAGCAAGGACTGGGAGCGCGTCGTGCACGTCAACCTGTTCGGCACCGTCGCGGTGATCCGATCGGCACTGCCCTTCCTCAAGGCCTCCGGCGGCCGGGTCGTGACATGCGCATCGACACTCGGCATCAAGGCCGTCAGCGACGCCACCGCGTACTGCGCCTCGAAGTTCGGCGTGGTCGGCTTCAGCCGCGCGCTCGCCGCCGAACTGGCCGGGGAGGTGGGCGTCACCACGCTGATCCCGGGCGGGATGTACACGTCGTTCTTCGACGACCGCGACGCACAGTACAAGCCGCCGCCGGACGCCGTGCTGAACGAGCCCGAGAACGTCGCCGAGACCGTGGTGTTCGCGCTGTCCCAGCCGCCCGGCTGCGAGATCCGTGAACTCGTGGTGTGCGCCTCGACAGAATCCTCGTGGCCATGA